The following proteins are encoded in a genomic region of Zea mays cultivar B73 chromosome 9, Zm-B73-REFERENCE-NAM-5.0, whole genome shotgun sequence:
- the LOC103638040 gene encoding uncharacterized protein produces MNRFPDRGFVRLRNRAYGTYLFADDDGAGVMLKPHRASLQAVWQVDRVVRRGRGYIVLRSAAYGRHLICATGTSWVDQSHEAYHTVQGNYNNPEQVDILWAPVHRLDNVHVVMLQGLDCQRILRACAPNTPFFRYVFVDAFQRSTNYGTMADWTVETIPVRPAPTVIPLPVPPLTEGVTPLIVLRRIKYVRADANGLFNPGAWLSWLFVGNSLLQLKQDLEMLLNVSNITMYVRAGPFARWTPLVIDLPSHPADMEIFVMTAMTPAMSIILAHPDFDA; encoded by the exons ATGAATCGCTTCCCCGACAGGGGGTTCGTGCGGCTGCGGAACCGCGCGTACGGCACGTACCTCTTCGCCGACGACGACGGCGCGGGCGTCATGCTGAAGCCGCACCGCGCCTCCCTGCAAGCGGTGTGGCAGGTGGACCGGGTCGTGCGCCGCGGCCGCGGCTACATCGTCCTCCGCAGCGCCGCCTACGGCCGGCACCTCATCTGCGCGACCGGGACGTCGTGGGTCGACCAAAGTCACGAGGCTTACCACACGGTCCAGGGAAACTACAATAACCCGGAGCAGGTCGACATCCTCTGGGCGCCTGTTCATCGTCTGGACAACGTCCACGTCGTCATGCTCCAAGGCCTAGATTGTCAACGTATCCTCCGCGCCTGCGCCCCGAACACTCCCTTCTTCAGATACGTCTTCGTCGACGCCTTTCAACGCAGCACTAATTACGGCACCATGGCAGATTGGACGGTCGAGACCATTCCCGTGAGACCAGCACCAACCGTCATTCCCCTCCCAGTCCCACCCCTAACTGAA GGTGTCACTCCTCTGATTGTGTTGCGGAGAATCAAATACGTGCGGGCAGATGCTAACGGGTTGTTCAACCCGGGTGCCTGGCTAAGCTGGTTATTCGTTGGCAACTCCTTGTTGCAACTGAAACAAGACCTAGAGATGCTGCTCAACGTATCGAATATCACAATGTACGTGCGGGCTGGCCCATTTGCGCGGTGGACCCCTTTGGTCATCGATCTGCCTTCCCACCCTGCCGACATGGAGATCTTTGTCATGACCGCCATGACACCAG